The DNA region GAGCTCGCCGATCTGAGTTAGTTCATGACGGGAATTTGACTCTCAATCGAGCCTTCTCGGCGTGTCGCGGCGCGTCAGCCCGAATGAAAGGCAGATTCCCATCATGAACTAACTCAGGTGGGCATGTGTGGCGCCCCTGGCTCCGGCGCGAGTGGTCCCTGTCGCTGATAGCGGAATTGATAGCATGAGTTCATGTCGAATGTGCTCGTTCGTGACGTTTCGCCCGATGACTTGGAGCTGATTCGGTCGGCGGCGGCGGATCAGGGTGCTTCGTTGCAGAGCTACTTGCGGGACACCATTCACGCCCAGGCGGTGTATTTGCGGCGGCAGGCGGCGATCGCCCAGGCCGAGGCCCGGCTGGCCGGACGGTCGAAGGTGCCCGAGAGCGAACGAGCCGCGGTGCTGGATCTGGTTGAGCAAGCCCACCAGGACCGAGCCGAGCACCTGGGCACGCGGTTTTGACCGGTGATCGTCGACGCCGCGCTGGTCATCGACGCGGTCGCCGATCCCGGGCGCCGTGGCCAGGCCGCTCGGGCCGCCTTGAAGTCAGTGCCTGCTGCGGAGGTGCTCCGAACGCCGGGGCACTTCGCCTTCGAGGTGATGTCTGGTCTCCGCTCGGCGGTGAACCGGCCGCATCATCCGCTCCAGCCGGCCGACTTGCCCGCCGCGCTCCAGGCGGCCGCCGGGCTTGGAATCATCATTGAAGGGACGCCGTGGCCTGACGTCGAGCGGGCCTGGGCGCTCGCGCAGGGGTCTCTGCGTTATGCGGACGCGATCTACGTGGCCGCCGGAGAGCGGCACCAGAGCGCGCTGCTGACTGCGAACGGCCAGATCGAGAAGTCTGGCGCGGTCATCCACTGCGAGGTCATCACGATCTCCCCGCCGGTTCCCTGACCAGGGCTCGCGGCGAGCGCCCGTAGCTCAAGGACCCCGCCATACGGCCGAACCACAAGCGCCGCTTGGCCGCTGGCGTCACCGGCGACTCACCGTCGCCGGCTGAGTTGAGCGCAACCACGACACAACAAATCTGCAACGTTGATGTCCGACCTTGGTCGGTATGGCGATTCTCGACAACCCTTCGGCGGTCGGCGCGGCAACCGATCAGCACTCAGCGGCCCAGGTCGCGCCCACTCGCGTCGACCGGCTGATCCGAGCCGCCGACCAACTCTGCCTGACACTGGAGTTCCTCAACCTGGACGTCGACCCGACTGGGCGCACACTGGTCACCGTCGATCCGCGGGTTGCCTTCACCGGCGTACGGATTGTGTTCGGCTCCCAGCACACGGCCGAGGCGACCGTCGACGCCGACGAGGAGGCACCGACTGCGGGCGTCGACCACCGCCGCGCGGCAGAGTCCCGGCTGGTGGTCGCGCTTCCGAGCGGCACCCCGTACGCGTTGAAGAGCATCCTCGATCTCGCCGGGCGAGCGCTCGTCCTGGACGAACGAGCGGTCCCGAGCCGCAAACCGTCCAGCACGTCGTCCGAGCCCAGCTCTGAGGTGACCGCCCTCGAGCTGGTCGACTCGCTGATCTTCTCTCCCGAGCCGGACGGCCGATTC from Microlunatus phosphovorus NM-1 includes:
- a CDS encoding type II toxin-antitoxin system VapC family toxin is translated as MIVDAALVIDAVADPGRRGQAARAALKSVPAAEVLRTPGHFAFEVMSGLRSAVNRPHHPLQPADLPAALQAAAGLGIIIEGTPWPDVERAWALAQGSLRYADAIYVAAGERHQSALLTANGQIEKSGAVIHCEVITISPPVP